A genomic region of Brevibacillus sp. JNUCC-41 contains the following coding sequences:
- a CDS encoding 1,4-dihydroxy-2-naphthoate polyprenyltransferase, whose product MQTEYDGLPLKRTWKIWWELIRPHTLTAAFVPVLLGTVIALLEDGVNWLLFAAMMIASILIQAATNLFNEYYDFKRGLDTEESVGIGGGIVRHGMTPKLIMNLALGMYAIALIIGIYICAASSWWLAAVGLVCMLVGYLYTGGPLPISYTPFGELFSGLFMGFLIILIAFFIQTGDVSSTAILIAIPSGILVGLINLSNNLRDHDGDKAHGRKTMPVVMGRKNALTFMAIMFAFSYLWLVGLVLTGSVTVWILLAFLSIPKALAAIKGFVGKTQPITMVPAMKATAQTNTFFGLLMAIGLFISYLI is encoded by the coding sequence ATGCAAACAGAATACGACGGACTTCCCCTTAAACGGACCTGGAAGATTTGGTGGGAGTTAATTCGTCCACATACACTAACCGCAGCTTTTGTTCCAGTCTTGCTTGGAACTGTTATTGCACTTTTGGAGGATGGAGTGAATTGGTTATTATTCGCGGCCATGATGATTGCAAGCATCCTGATACAAGCTGCAACCAATTTATTCAATGAATACTATGATTTCAAGAGAGGCTTGGATACGGAGGAATCCGTAGGCATCGGCGGCGGGATCGTCCGTCATGGGATGACCCCAAAACTAATCATGAACTTGGCCCTTGGCATGTATGCCATCGCCTTGATAATTGGAATCTATATCTGTGCCGCATCATCTTGGTGGCTTGCTGCAGTAGGACTGGTTTGCATGCTTGTCGGCTATCTTTATACAGGCGGCCCCCTGCCCATTTCATATACACCATTCGGGGAACTTTTTTCTGGTTTGTTCATGGGCTTTTTGATAATCCTGATCGCCTTTTTCATTCAAACCGGTGATGTTTCTTCAACAGCCATCTTAATTGCCATTCCAAGTGGAATATTGGTCGGGTTGATCAACTTATCGAATAACCTACGTGACCATGACGGAGATAAGGCACATGGCCGCAAAACGATGCCGGTAGTCATGGGCCGGAAAAACGCCCTGACATTCATGGCAATCATGTTCGCATTCTCTTATCTATGGCTAGTTGGGCTAGTCCTTACCGGAAGCGTAACGGTGTGGATCCTCCTTGCCTTCCTAAGCATCCCGAAAGCCCTGGCCGCAATCAAAGGCTTCGTAGGTAAAACGCAGCCGATCACGATGGTGCCAGCAATGAAAGCCACGGCCCAAACGAACACCTTCTTTGGCTTACTCATGGCCATTGGATTATTCATCAGCTATCTTATATAA
- a CDS encoding TraR/DksA C4-type zinc finger protein, translating into MATKQQTQKFKKELLQEKNELINRIQNDEQSVLDKSQTESVGELSSYDNHPADLGTELFEMERNQALDEHAQSEMEKIDEALKAMEEGSYGHCKTCNREIPIERLEAIPSTLYCVEHAPERSISQDRPAEEDILIPSMGDHFENRHGVEMVDKEDSFGEVAKFGTSETPSDYTGDHDNYNDLYKTEDETNGFPEDYEGYAANDIEGKNRVNIPNKNQKVYEDTLEEENIESNLGDIPYKQKDSYINEKK; encoded by the coding sequence ATGGCAACGAAACAACAAACGCAAAAATTCAAAAAAGAACTGCTTCAAGAAAAAAATGAGCTAATTAATAGAATTCAAAATGATGAACAATCCGTTCTGGATAAAAGCCAGACCGAATCCGTAGGGGAATTATCATCCTATGATAATCATCCTGCTGATCTTGGTACCGAATTATTCGAGATGGAACGGAATCAAGCACTCGATGAGCATGCACAATCCGAAATGGAGAAAATCGATGAAGCTTTGAAAGCCATGGAAGAAGGCTCGTATGGCCATTGTAAAACCTGCAATAGGGAAATCCCCATCGAGAGGCTTGAAGCGATCCCAAGCACCCTCTACTGTGTCGAGCATGCTCCAGAACGGTCAATTTCACAAGACCGGCCTGCGGAAGAGGATATACTAATCCCATCCATGGGTGATCATTTTGAAAATCGTCATGGAGTCGAAATGGTGGATAAAGAAGATAGCTTTGGTGAAGTTGCCAAATTCGGTACATCCGAAACACCATCCGATTACACAGGCGATCATGACAATTATAATGATCTATATAAAACCGAGGATGAAACGAACGGGTTTCCTGAAGACTATGAAGGTTATGCCGCAAATGATATCGAAGGAAAAAATAGAGTGAACATACCGAACAAAAACCAAAAGGTATATGAAGATACACTGGAGGAAGAAAATATAGAATCCAATCTTGGAGACATTCCCTATAAACAAAAAGATAGTTATATCAATGAAAAGAAATGA
- a CDS encoding DMT family transporter — MPKLNPYVALAIGVASVSFSAILVKLATAPSGVIAFYRLLFTVLLMLPVFLVKYRHELKFIKKRDWLYSIAAGVFLAFHFILWFESLNYTSVASSTVLVTLQPLFAFAGAYLFFKERFSMKAILSGVIAIAGSLVISWGDMRISGMALWGDILSLIACALVTGYLLFGQNVRKRISSITYTFVVYAISAVALFFYVIFKGEALAPYPTSDWINFVLLAIFPTLLGHSLFNWSLKWLSTSTLSMGILLEPVGATILAYFILDEPILWTQVLGGTIILGGLMMFLKDEKKSKVNKEAQVSV; from the coding sequence ATGCCAAAATTGAATCCTTATGTAGCGTTAGCGATCGGTGTGGCATCCGTATCGTTTTCGGCCATCCTTGTTAAATTGGCGACAGCTCCATCGGGTGTTATCGCCTTTTACCGTTTATTATTTACTGTGCTTCTTATGTTGCCGGTTTTCTTGGTGAAATACCGTCATGAACTTAAATTCATTAAAAAAAGGGATTGGCTGTATTCGATTGCGGCAGGAGTGTTTTTGGCTTTTCATTTTATATTATGGTTTGAATCGCTTAATTACACATCGGTCGCAAGTTCAACTGTGCTTGTCACACTCCAGCCTTTATTCGCTTTTGCCGGAGCCTACCTGTTTTTTAAAGAAAGGTTTTCGATGAAGGCGATATTGAGCGGCGTCATTGCGATAGCAGGCAGCCTTGTCATTAGCTGGGGTGATATGAGAATCAGCGGCATGGCGCTTTGGGGAGATATTCTTTCGCTTATCGCATGTGCGCTGGTAACCGGTTATTTATTGTTTGGTCAAAATGTTCGAAAACGCATCTCTTCTATAACATATACTTTTGTCGTGTATGCAATCAGCGCTGTCGCATTGTTTTTCTATGTGATCTTCAAAGGAGAGGCATTGGCGCCTTATCCTACTTCTGATTGGATCAATTTCGTTCTGCTTGCAATTTTCCCGACTCTATTAGGGCATTCTTTATTCAATTGGTCACTAAAGTGGTTAAGCACTTCGACGCTTTCAATGGGAATTTTACTTGAACCGGTGGGAGCGACAATTCTGGCTTATTTCATATTGGATGAACCGATACTCTGGACGCAGGTCCTCGGAGGTACCATCATATTGGGTGGTTTGATGATGTTCTTAAAGGATGAAAAGAAAAGCAAGGTAAATAAAGAAGCGCAAGTTTCCGTATAA
- a CDS encoding MgtC/SapB family protein, with translation MEWTFDPQSELQILIKLGISALLGLIIGLEREMKRKPVGLKTSLVISIVSCLLTIVSMESAYKFPGSDDVNITMDPLRLAAQIVSGVGFIGAGVILRRDNNSISGLTTAAIIWGAAGIGIAVGAGFFLEAIAGVILLIISVELVPAIVTWLGPMKLRQKEILLQLVVQNKDDIAIVLKKIKDEKIFIKNLRIKDVANDNHLLTLKVLVDHKIRTSEVYYTVSNLKEIKRVEIENSG, from the coding sequence ATGGAATGGACATTCGACCCTCAATCGGAACTGCAAATCCTTATCAAATTGGGGATTTCAGCTCTCCTTGGACTAATTATCGGACTAGAGCGAGAAATGAAACGAAAACCCGTTGGATTAAAAACAAGCCTGGTCATTTCAATCGTCAGCTGTTTATTGACGATCGTTTCCATGGAATCCGCTTATAAGTTCCCGGGGAGCGACGACGTAAATATCACAATGGACCCCTTGCGTCTGGCGGCTCAGATTGTTTCCGGGGTAGGCTTTATCGGTGCAGGCGTCATTCTCCGGAGGGACAACAACAGCATATCCGGATTAACGACAGCCGCCATCATCTGGGGAGCGGCGGGAATCGGAATCGCCGTTGGAGCAGGATTTTTTCTTGAAGCAATAGCCGGCGTCATCCTATTGATCATAAGTGTCGAATTGGTGCCCGCAATCGTCACCTGGCTCGGACCGATGAAGTTACGGCAAAAAGAAATTCTTCTGCAGCTAGTCGTACAAAATAAAGATGACATTGCCATCGTACTGAAAAAAATCAAAGACGAAAAAATATTCATCAAAAACCTTAGAATTAAAGATGTGGCAAATGACAACCACCTTTTGACACTTAAAGTCCTGGTCGATCATAAAATCAGGACATCGGAAGTGTATTACACCGTCTCCAATCTTAAGGAGATTAAAAGGGTTGAGATTGAAAATTCAGGATAA
- a CDS encoding tRNA dihydrouridine synthase: MIDNFWRDLPRPFFILAPMEDVTDVVFRHVVSEAARPDVFFTEFTNTESYCHPEGKQSVRGRLTFTEDEQPIVAHIWGDKPEHFRQMSIGMAKLGYRGVDINMGCPVPNVTQNGKGSGLIRRPEVAADLIQAAKAGGLPVSVKTRLGFTDVDEWHDWLTHILKQDIVNLSIHLRTRKEMSKVDAHWELIPEIKKLRDQVAPDTLLTINGDIPDRQTGLKLAHQYGIDGVMIGRGIFNNPFAFEKQPQDHSSKELLDLLRLHLDLHDKYSKLGLRSFKALHRFFKIYVRGFRGASELRNQLMSTESTDEVRVLLDNFGSKNLDGMG, from the coding sequence ATGATAGATAATTTTTGGCGTGATTTACCACGACCTTTTTTTATACTGGCACCAATGGAAGATGTGACGGATGTTGTTTTTCGCCATGTAGTGAGTGAAGCAGCCAGACCTGATGTGTTTTTTACAGAGTTTACAAACACGGAGAGTTATTGTCACCCAGAGGGGAAACAAAGTGTGCGTGGACGTTTGACTTTTACAGAGGATGAACAACCAATTGTAGCCCACATATGGGGGGATAAGCCTGAACACTTTCGGCAAATGAGTATTGGTATGGCGAAACTAGGTTATCGGGGTGTGGATATCAATATGGGCTGTCCTGTACCTAATGTGACACAGAATGGGAAGGGAAGCGGCCTTATCCGTCGTCCAGAAGTTGCAGCAGATTTAATACAAGCAGCAAAAGCAGGAGGATTGCCGGTAAGTGTAAAGACAAGACTTGGTTTCACGGATGTAGACGAGTGGCACGACTGGCTGACACACATATTGAAACAAGACATTGTCAATCTATCCATTCATCTGCGTACAAGAAAGGAAATGAGCAAAGTAGACGCTCATTGGGAACTAATCCCGGAGATCAAGAAACTTCGTGACCAGGTGGCACCAGATACACTCTTGACGATCAATGGGGATATCCCTGACCGTCAAACTGGCTTAAAGCTCGCTCATCAATACGGCATTGATGGAGTTATGATTGGGCGCGGTATTTTCAATAATCCATTTGCCTTTGAAAAGCAGCCGCAAGATCATAGTAGTAAGGAATTGCTTGATCTATTAAGGTTGCATCTGGATCTCCATGATAAATATTCAAAATTAGGACTACGTTCGTTCAAGGCTCTTCATCGCTTTTTTAAGATATATGTCCGCGGGTTTCGAGGGGCAAGTGAATTAAGAAATCAATTAATGAGCACAGAGTCAACAGATGAAGTGCGTGTACTGCTTGATAACTTTGGGTCAAAGAATCTTGACGGAATGGGATAA
- a CDS encoding PLP-dependent aminotransferase family protein, protein MNVESFFPENIKAALKNDPPGAWMPDLPEGCIRLSSGYPDSTLVPAEELKVAVARLLDEEQDLPLHYIGSPRIARLKHQIQKRLGERGISILEDQLLITSGACQGIDLIARVLLDDKAAVAVESPTYMEALEIFKNYTNQIISIPIDEQGLQTFRLKEMLDERKRTGLTLPRFLYTIPTFQNPTGTTMTMERRKHLVELSIEFDFLIIEDDAYGELSFDKNPVPIKSMDKCGRVLQVGSLSKVVAPGMRIGWIAGESEFIKALEWFKKDLDHPFAQSAMAVYLENTDFEKRLDLLKDVYRSKCTALIRAMEQFLPESVSWYVPDGGYFVWVRVPGVDTSDLLSQALAEGVSYVPGKYFFLDQNDGTEFLRLSFSYANEKEIIEGIRRLGQLIASFFIDCPEGL, encoded by the coding sequence GTGAATGTTGAATCTTTTTTTCCTGAGAACATTAAAGCGGCACTTAAGAATGATCCGCCCGGTGCATGGATGCCAGATTTGCCAGAAGGTTGCATTCGCCTGAGTTCAGGCTATCCAGATTCTACTCTCGTTCCTGCTGAGGAGCTCAAGGTAGCTGTAGCCAGACTTCTTGATGAGGAGCAGGATTTGCCGCTCCATTATATCGGAAGTCCAAGAATTGCAAGACTAAAGCATCAAATCCAAAAAAGATTGGGAGAGCGCGGAATTTCCATTTTGGAAGATCAGCTTTTGATTACATCAGGAGCTTGCCAGGGGATTGATCTTATTGCCCGCGTCCTTCTTGATGATAAAGCGGCCGTAGCGGTAGAGTCTCCCACCTATATGGAGGCTTTAGAGATTTTTAAAAACTATACGAATCAGATTATTAGTATACCTATAGATGAACAGGGACTCCAAACGTTCCGATTAAAAGAAATGCTGGATGAAAGGAAACGTACAGGTCTAACCCTCCCGCGTTTTCTATATACAATCCCAACCTTTCAAAATCCTACAGGGACGACTATGACAATGGAGCGCCGGAAGCATTTAGTGGAGCTTTCCATCGAGTTTGATTTCCTCATTATAGAGGATGATGCATACGGAGAACTATCCTTTGATAAAAATCCGGTGCCAATAAAATCTATGGATAAATGCGGGCGAGTCCTCCAAGTTGGGTCTTTATCCAAGGTTGTTGCACCAGGAATGCGGATTGGATGGATAGCAGGGGAAAGTGAATTCATTAAGGCTTTAGAGTGGTTTAAAAAAGATTTGGACCATCCATTTGCTCAAAGTGCAATGGCTGTATACTTAGAAAACACCGATTTTGAGAAACGGCTCGACCTTCTAAAGGATGTGTATCGTTCTAAATGTACTGCGCTAATCCGTGCGATGGAACAATTTCTTCCAGAATCCGTTTCCTGGTATGTACCAGATGGCGGTTACTTTGTATGGGTGAGAGTTCCAGGTGTTGATACGTCGGATTTATTATCACAGGCACTGGCTGAGGGTGTTTCGTATGTTCCAGGGAAATACTTTTTCTTGGATCAAAACGATGGAACCGAGTTTCTCCGGCTCTCGTTCAGTTATGCCAATGAGAAAGAAATAATAGAGGGAATTCGAAGGCTAGGACAGCTTATCGCATCTTTTTTCATAGATTGTCCTGAAGGATTGTAA
- a CDS encoding MmcQ/YjbR family DNA-binding protein: MKLQDTAAMLEIVRNICLALPEAVEHIDGFGHNTFKTNGKSFVISGESEKGFSLSFKSDRETQELLLQNGNFFKTPYIGHHGWVSIQNPDKEDWDELTYLINEAYLRAAPKRLVKKWNELHKK, from the coding sequence ATGAAATTACAAGACACGGCAGCCATGCTTGAAATTGTACGCAATATCTGCCTTGCACTACCTGAAGCTGTTGAACATATTGACGGCTTTGGCCACAATACTTTTAAAACCAATGGAAAATCCTTCGTGATATCAGGTGAAAGCGAGAAGGGGTTCAGCTTGTCGTTCAAGTCAGATCGAGAAACTCAGGAATTATTGTTGCAGAACGGGAATTTTTTCAAAACCCCATATATAGGACATCACGGTTGGGTTTCTATTCAAAATCCGGATAAGGAAGACTGGGATGAATTGACCTATCTAATTAATGAAGCCTATTTACGCGCGGCACCGAAGCGTTTGGTTAAGAAATGGAATGAGTTGCATAAAAAGTGA
- a CDS encoding VOC family protein, with protein sequence MGRLVHFEIHVNDMERAKKFYGEVFGWSFQDWSEYAGMPYFGAVTGDEKELGINGALMQRQSAPPETNQALNGFACTMGVEDYDLTEAKIIENGGNVAMPKYALPGMAWQGYYIDTEGNIFGIHQPDVNAK encoded by the coding sequence ATGGGAAGATTAGTTCATTTCGAAATTCATGTGAATGACATGGAACGGGCAAAGAAGTTTTATGGAGAGGTATTTGGATGGTCATTTCAAGATTGGAGTGAGTATGCAGGCATGCCTTACTTTGGGGCGGTAACTGGCGATGAGAAAGAACTTGGGATCAATGGTGCTTTGATGCAGCGTCAAAGTGCTCCGCCGGAAACAAACCAAGCATTAAATGGATTTGCTTGTACAATGGGCGTGGAAGATTACGATTTAACGGAAGCTAAAATTATTGAGAATGGCGGTAACGTCGCAATGCCCAAATATGCCCTGCCTGGTATGGCTTGGCAAGGCTACTATATTGATACCGAAGGCAATATATTCGGAATTCATCAACCTGATGTAAACGCAAAATAG
- a CDS encoding helix-turn-helix transcriptional regulator, with translation MFRFGKRKLRSNVGKLIDKHGYTQEEFVSASGISRNTISRVCSDPKYVPSAGVLKKIMKAVRSIDAGAKADDYFDL, from the coding sequence ATGTTTAGATTCGGAAAGAGAAAGCTGCGGAGCAATGTCGGTAAATTAATCGATAAGCACGGATATACACAAGAGGAGTTTGTCAGTGCGTCAGGAATCTCACGTAATACGATAAGCAGAGTCTGCAGCGATCCTAAGTATGTACCGTCAGCCGGGGTTTTAAAGAAAATCATGAAGGCGGTTCGAAGCATAGATGCTGGCGCAAAGGCAGATGACTACTTTGATTTGTAA
- a CDS encoding 2-oxoglutarate dehydrogenase E1: protein MKILSMTQPWASQFVLGEVKYETRSWRTNYRTVAYWQSRCCWISKDIQRTNLRTCMIMGVCKVNCVKVIENNGTLAILEGTSKWEGGAWEVKDLQLLDDFIPAKGQHGLWGMNKD from the coding sequence TTGAAGATATTATCAATGACCCAGCCTTGGGCGAGTCAATTTGTCCTGGGGGAGGTCAAATACGAAACAAGGTCATGGAGAACGAATTATCGTACCGTGGCCTACTGGCAATCCAGATGTTGCTGGATAAGCAAGGATATTCAAAGGACAAACCTTCGAACTTGTATGATCATGGGTGTATGTAAGGTTAATTGCGTGAAGGTAATTGAAAATAACGGAACGCTGGCAATATTGGAAGGGACTTCAAAGTGGGAGGGGGGAGCTTGGGAAGTTAAGGACTTGCAGCTGCTGGATGACTTTATTCCAGCGAAAGGACAGCATGGTTTATGGGGAATGAATAAGGATTGA
- a CDS encoding proline dehydrogenase family protein, which translates to MEAITRDFFLFLSKNNLLNNIAKKSGGNFAAGKIIGGTDFQSSIKFIKQLNNSGLSVTVDHLGEFVDSKEVTQERTAECIETIEMISREKLDSQVSLKMTSLGLDIDHKLVIENMTKILDTAEKHKVMVTIDMEDEVRCQATIDIFRQFKEKYSCISTVLQAYLFRTEKDLEDLGQYKPFLRLVKGAYKESAEVAFPEKNDVDENYKKLIKQSLLNGNYTAIASHDDKIIEYTKELAKKFDIPNTQFEFQMLYGMRNKTQYELVKQGYKMRVYVPYGLDWYGYFMRRLAERPSNIAFAFKGMVRS; encoded by the coding sequence ATGGAAGCCATTACAAGGGACTTTTTCTTATTTTTATCTAAAAATAATCTGCTTAATAATATTGCTAAAAAAAGCGGAGGAAATTTTGCTGCTGGAAAGATCATTGGGGGAACTGATTTCCAAAGTTCCATTAAATTCATTAAACAACTTAACAATAGCGGCTTGTCTGTTACAGTAGACCACCTTGGGGAATTCGTTGATTCTAAGGAAGTGACTCAAGAACGGACGGCAGAATGCATCGAAACCATCGAAATGATCAGCAGGGAAAAACTTGATTCACAGGTTTCTCTGAAGATGACTTCTTTGGGACTCGATATCGATCATAAACTCGTGATCGAGAATATGACGAAAATTCTTGATACAGCCGAAAAACATAAAGTCATGGTCACGATCGATATGGAAGATGAAGTTCGCTGTCAGGCAACTATCGATATCTTTAGACAGTTCAAAGAAAAATACAGCTGCATAAGTACTGTTCTACAAGCATATTTATTCCGCACAGAGAAAGATTTGGAGGACCTTGGCCAATATAAGCCATTCCTGCGTCTCGTAAAGGGTGCCTACAAGGAATCTGCCGAGGTAGCTTTTCCCGAAAAGAATGATGTAGACGAAAACTATAAAAAGTTGATTAAGCAAAGTCTTCTTAACGGAAATTATACGGCCATTGCCTCACATGATGACAAAATCATCGAATATACAAAAGAGCTGGCTAAGAAGTTCGACATCCCGAATACACAATTCGAATTTCAAATGCTTTATGGCATGAGAAATAAAACTCAATACGAATTGGTCAAGCAAGGTTACAAAATGCGCGTCTATGTACCATATGGTCTGGATTGGTATGGATACTTCATGAGAAGGCTTGCAGAACGGCCATCCAATATTGCCTTTGCCTTCAAAGGGATGGTCAGAAGCTAA
- the pruA gene encoding L-glutamate gamma-semialdehyde dehydrogenase, whose translation MISYKHEPFVDFTSEENKKAYQEALQTVEGYLGQDYPLYIGAEKVTTDEKIVSYNPADKQEVIGRVSKANRDLAEKAMQEAVTAFESWKKVKPEIRADVLFKAAAIIRRRKHEFSALLTKEAGKPWNEADADTAEAIDFLEFYARQMLTLKDGVPVQSRPGEFNRYDYIPLGVGIIISPWNFPFAIMAGTAVAAIVTGNTILLKPASTTPIVAAKFVEVMLEAGLPAGVLNFVPGSGAEVGDYLVDHPKTRFISFTGSRDVGLRIYKRASEVNEGQIWLKRVIAEMGGKDTIVVDKEADLELAAQSIVKSAFGFSGQKCSACSRAVIVEDVYDQVLDRAVELTKQLTVGNPVENHFMGPVIDQAAFDKIMSYIEIGNQEGRILTGGEGDSSKGYFVQPTIVADVDPQGRLMQEEIFGPVVAFTKAKDFNEALEIANNTEYGLTGAVITTNRLNMEKAREEFHVGNLYFNRGCTGAIVGYQPFGGFNMSGTDSKAGGPDYLQLHMQAKTTSETF comes from the coding sequence ATGATTTCATATAAACACGAACCATTTGTTGATTTTACAAGCGAGGAAAACAAAAAAGCATATCAGGAAGCACTTCAAACTGTTGAAGGCTACTTAGGGCAAGACTACCCTCTTTATATCGGCGCAGAGAAAGTGACGACTGATGAGAAAATCGTTTCATATAACCCTGCAGATAAGCAAGAGGTAATCGGCCGAGTATCGAAAGCGAACAGGGATCTTGCTGAAAAAGCCATGCAGGAAGCTGTTACCGCTTTTGAAAGCTGGAAAAAAGTGAAGCCGGAAATCCGTGCTGACGTTTTGTTCAAAGCAGCTGCCATCATTCGCAGACGCAAGCATGAGTTCTCTGCGTTATTGACGAAAGAAGCAGGAAAACCTTGGAATGAGGCTGATGCGGATACAGCGGAAGCGATCGATTTCCTTGAATTCTATGCACGCCAAATGCTGACACTTAAAGATGGTGTGCCAGTTCAAAGCCGTCCGGGCGAATTCAACCGCTATGATTACATTCCATTAGGGGTAGGCATCATCATTTCTCCGTGGAACTTCCCATTTGCGATCATGGCAGGTACAGCTGTTGCCGCTATCGTTACTGGTAACACAATTCTATTGAAACCAGCTTCTACTACTCCTATCGTTGCTGCGAAATTTGTTGAAGTAATGCTTGAAGCCGGTCTTCCAGCAGGTGTATTGAATTTCGTTCCAGGAAGCGGCGCCGAGGTGGGCGACTACCTGGTTGATCATCCTAAAACACGTTTCATTTCCTTCACAGGTTCACGTGATGTAGGTCTGCGCATTTACAAACGTGCTTCAGAAGTGAACGAAGGCCAAATTTGGCTGAAGCGTGTCATTGCTGAAATGGGCGGAAAAGATACGATCGTCGTAGACAAAGAGGCAGATCTTGAATTGGCCGCTCAATCGATCGTGAAATCTGCATTTGGCTTCTCGGGACAAAAATGTTCTGCATGCTCCCGTGCTGTCATCGTAGAAGACGTATACGATCAAGTATTAGATCGCGCTGTTGAATTAACAAAACAACTAACAGTTGGTAATCCTGTAGAAAATCATTTCATGGGACCAGTTATCGATCAAGCTGCTTTTGACAAAATCATGAGCTATATTGAAATCGGGAACCAAGAAGGACGCATTCTGACTGGAGGAGAAGGAGACAGCTCTAAAGGCTACTTCGTTCAGCCGACAATCGTTGCTGATGTCGATCCGCAAGGCCGCTTGATGCAAGAAGAAATTTTCGGACCAGTCGTTGCTTTCACAAAAGCGAAGGACTTTAACGAAGCTCTTGAAATCGCCAATAACACTGAATATGGTTTGACTGGGGCTGTCATTACGACAAATCGCCTTAACATGGAAAAAGCACGCGAAGAATTCCATGTGGGGAACTTGTATTTCAACCGCGGCTGCACTGGCGCAATCGTAGGTTATCAGCCATTCGGCGGGTTCAACATGTCAGGAACCGATTCCAAGGCAGGCGGACCGGACTACTTGCAGCTTCATATGCAAGCCAAAACAACGTCCGAAACATTCTGA